The DNA window GGTTTTtacaagaaaaagataaagCTGTTGGAACAGTTACTGATTGAGGTTCAAAACTGTGATCAGAACCGTGCTCCTTCTTTGGAGAATGTCTAAATTGAAAGTGTGTTTGTGCTTGAAATTGAGGAAGTGGAAGCTCGACAAGAAGCTTTATGGAAACAAAAATCAAGAGAACTCTAGTTAAAGAACAGTGACCGTAACTCTTGCTTCTTCCATGCATCTATCATGGTAAGAAGGAAAAGGAATTTTATATGGGCTGTTATTGAAGATGAATCTCATTGGATTGAGGACCGGGATCTTATGGCTGCTTTCTTTAGAAGCAAATTCTTGGAGACATTCAATTCGACTAACCCTGAGATAGATGAGGAGCTTTTTACTCTTGTGGAGTCGTGTATCTCTATGGAAGAAAATGATAGTATTATGGTTGTCCCGTCTCTTGGGGGAGTTAGAAAAGTAATTTGGGATATTCCTTAGTTGAAATCTCTAAGTCTGGATGGATTTTCAGCTAAGTTTTATAGAGATCACAGGGACACTATTGGAAGGGAGACGACTAGCTTtgtttaggattttttttttgtctggtAAGTTTACTAAAGAAATCAATCGTacttttattgttttgatcCCCAAAAGAGGCAATACTTGCAAGTTTGATGATCTTATTAGCTTATGAAATGTGAGTTATAAAATTATCGCTAAGATTTTGGCTAATAGGATTCGTCCAGTTCTGGAGAATATTATCATCCCTTTCCAATCTTCTTTTGTGAAAGGAAGATGGATTGTGGAGAATTCCATCATTGCAAGTGAGATCGTTCACAATATGGGCAAGAGACAGGGGAAAAATGCTTTTGTGGGGATTAAGTGCGATATGTCTAAGGCTTATGATAGATTTGAGTGAAGTTTTATGGATCTTGTGCTCAAAGCTTTTGGTTTTGGAGATTGGGTGAGGGGTATGATTCTTCATTGTATTTCTTCAATGAGTTTTCAGGTTCTCCTAAATGGGGGTCTAACTAAATCTTTCGTTCCTTTGAGAGGGCTGAGGCAAGTGGATCCCATATCTCCCTATCTTttcattttgtgttctgagatTCTTTCTCATTTGATTTTAGAGAAAGAGCGGCAGGGCCTGGTTGAAGGTTATAAAGTCTTGAGAAATTGCCCCATGGTGTCTCATTTGAAGTATGCATATGATACTATGTTCTTTGTCAAGGCTAATATGTAGAATGTGGAAAATCTTTGGGAGGCTCTTTAGAAGTATTGTCATTGGTCTGGCCAACAAATCAATGGCTccaaatcaaacaaaattatttctaAGAACTATTAGGTGGAACATGGTGCGACTCTGGCCAAGTACCTGGGTTTTGATTTTATGGATGGTAAAGAACTCTTCTTGGGTAATCCTCTGTTTGTGAAAGGGAATCGTTGTAATGATTTCAATTTCATAATTGACAAAGTGAGAAATAGAATGGAAGGATGGAGAGCCAAGTTACTGTCGCAGGCTGCCAAAACAACCTTAATTAAAAGTATGTTATCCTCAATTCCGTCTTATAATATGGTGTGTTCTTGATCACAGGGACGATTACTAATACATTGGACGCTTTGGTGAGACATTTTTAGTGGACGGGTAATTTGGATGGAGGCAGATTCTTAGCTCTTGTGAATTGGGGTACCATTTGCAAACCTAAAAACTGTGGAGGTCTTGGAATATGCAGCTTCCGTGATATTAATATTTGTCTTCTTGCTAAACTGGGGTGGTTGAAGGCGAAGAATAAGGATGTGCTTTGGGTTCATGTTTTGAACAAAAAATACTGATGTGATTCAAGTTTTTAGAGTAGCAATCTCCCTTGTCACGCGTCTCAAGTGGCAAGGGGGATTCAGAAAACTAGACAATTTATTATTGACAATTGCTTATGGTTGATGGGGAGAGACTCTACTATTCAAGTGTGGCATATCGATTGGTCATGTGGTGATGGAATCTATATGGATGTAGGTGCCCTAAACCCTTGTGTGGTCTCTAATTTATCAACTGGTGATCTTTTGACTGACAATGGAAAATAATGGAATTCTGTTGAAGTTAATCGAGTTTTTAGGCCAAATACGACTCTTGCTATTATGAACTGCAGGGTCAATGAATTCAATGATGATGATAGGCTAGTTTGGAGAACTAGTCCCAATGGGGAGTTTTCCATCAAGGCTCCCTTTCAGAATATGCATAAGGATGCATTGGTTTTGGATGATGAAGCAGGCTCTAAGCTTTGGAAGTTGAGTTTTCAAGAGCGTTTGAAACTTTTTCTATGGAAATCTTACTGGGATTGCCTCCCATTTGGATTGAGAACTAGCTGTATTTTTGGGAATCCCGTGGGCACCTATTTTCTGTGTGGGGAggctatgttggaaattattttaccaggatcttagatctactcacaagtatgttgattaacaccctaaatatgaacttctaaaacgattatgaaataaacacatataaagtatgagaaaccttacattgggtgcagtggaataatatgactccttccgtttagatctctaacccttgtatcctttctgtcgcagagtattatcaagatctgaacctagatctctttctctccttctttagtgttgaaactccttcttgttgaaagtctttcttcacgatcttcctcaatatgattgaggtattacttgctgtgtgtgagcactactctaatcactaagtggttcaaaatttcaaggaagaacagagagagagaagtggcggctaggtatagagagagaaggctcaggtttttctctgaatgaaaagtgtaattttcctgaagccttcactatctatttatagcattcaactagggttaggtttgaattatttggaattaaaataatgaaaacatcAGAtgtaaaagtggctggccctaggcaatgtggatatgggcctcactttttgcaattttgcagttttatcatatctgcatctcattttctcaaaaatgccaattttctaattcaaccatttaaatgccaattctaactatttaataactatacataattattaaataatattgtcatttatcatatttattaattgaaccatacaaagtatcataattaacaaatattcccctaaaactctttctttacaatttcgcccttacttagtgaaaaattcacaaatagacatagtctaatttgagaattataattgattaatcaaaaccaattatatgagtcttacaagcaatattatctcaagtagtggggggaccatgagtctatataaccgagcttccaataagcagatcaagaatttataacctaaattcactaacttattaattcttcgttgaatccacgcatagaacttagaattgcactctcagtatatagaatgctctatatgttccaccatatagacacatcattagttatccattgttataatcctaatttgatcaatgatcctctatatgaatgatctacactgtaaagggattagattaccgttacaccctactatgtattttatccttaaaacacttaaccccgtataaatgatatttcatcttatgtgaaatgagtactccaccatttattttcatttggtcaagctcgaaggagatcatcctttacttactattcgccagatagaagctatagattccatgtttatgttagcgctcccactcaattgcactaccgtgttcccaaaatgtacgtatcaccctgacctaaaagtaggcttaactaacaaatcaaagaacacgcatagcctcctgagattgagcctaatcataacacgattaagatcatttgatctaggatcaactaggcgatattgacttgaatagatattacggtaattttaataaatctaagtcaaagttcaatatcggtcccttccgatgcatactccatgcacccaacctgagctttactttaaccaatgctctggaaagaacatagcatttctccaaatgcaagtaaactctattgtagattatcatatcagtaaaaccctatgtttgataaatctaggaaactttattcacatagtcatgtttactttccaaagtgttgaaaacacaataaacaggatcaagtatgtgaaaagggtttcagatgaatttataaatcaaatagacaagcaattgataaggtgaaccaaaacatacacaaatgaatgaaaaatacttctgtttctttattgatgttgaataaaatagattacattgaaatggagttttatttagggcataaaacccaacaaactcccactttcactaatataaaactaatcagtacatatcaattaatcctaaattctgacggtgcttttcaaatgcagtcacggccaagactttggtgaatggatcagctaggttgtcttctgtgtccactttctcaactagtacatcccctcttgccacatattctctgatgatgtgatacttcctttctatgtgtttgcttctcttgtggcttcgaggttccttactactgctattgctccattattatcacaaagtaggaccagaggcttttccattccaagcacgacaccgatactggtgaagaactttctgttggaatatattttaccaggatcttagatctactcacaagtatgttgtttaaacaccctaaatatgaactttctaaaacgataaaataaacacatataaagttaagaaaaccttacattgatacaacggaattaatgtctccttccactcagatctctaacccttgtatcctttctatagcagagtataatcaagatctgagcccgaatgtccttcttcttcaagtttgatccttcacagtcttccaatctatgattgagttactgcttgctgtgtgtgggcatttactctttcactagggtcacgaaaaagatgaaaggaaaagagagagggatttcggccaagtatagaaagtggggaaggctcagtttttctgaagagagaaatttctgtcagaaaaggttattgaaaacttgtgaaagCATTGTGTGAGActcagccatcactttctatttataggcaactactaggtttaggttaggatttatttggcattaaaataatgaaaatattaatttgaaaaagctatttaagtggccggccatggtgtgttaatgggcctcacttaattttgcaattttatcaaattctatctctattttctcaaatacgccaattttccaattctaaccttttaaatgccaaaactaattatttaataacttaaatagattattaaataatattgtcatttaatttaattattaattagacatataaagtccattaataaataaataaacctagaatctcttttctttacaatttcacccctacttagtgaaaattcataaaatcagacatagtctaactttagaattataattgatcaatcacgaatcaattaatgagtcttacaagcagaatgttctcaactagaatggggaccatggatctatatgctgagcttccaataagtgaaccaaatttaccaagtaaattcctacttattaattcttcgttgaatccactcttagaacttagaattgcactctcagacttatatagagcatattgtatgtttcacgatatcaatatactatctcatttaaccattgttataatcttattgtgatttaaagatcctctatatagatgatttacatcgagatgggatttatttaccgttctcacccctcaatgtattttgccccttaaaacacttagctacctgtaaatggtgtttagtgatctaatgattagtcagttaaacaagagctcatccatttacttctatttgctaagctcgaagggaatcatcacttgacttctatacaccagtagaagctatagattccatatttatgttcagcactcccactcaatcatactatcatgttcccaaaatatacgtatcaccctgaaccgaaagtaggcttaactaataaatctaagaacatgaatagcactcctgagttgagcctaagcatatcaggatttagattcttttaatcttaagatcaactactgatattgacttggaaagatatgtataacggtaagtttgtaatatcttaacttagttgcaatatcggtccagtccaatgtatactccatacattcgaaactagtatactttactaatgtcctggaaagaacataacacttactccaagtgtaagtacacatcatcgctgattatcacattagtgtaaatccaataatactgatgaaacagggaccaaaacttttgattcatatgatcacaatcacatttcactgtgttgacgatactttaattgtgaataaacatatgatctggatttaactgattttgtgtgtatgaatgtaataaacatattaaacatgttaaacatattaaaccattagcatgtaaaattcatgcaaacatcaatcacttcaaatttcttatattgataactaatcagattgtaaagagttttatttagggcataaaacccaacaaactcccacttgcactaatataaaacaaactgtgcaaataggtcaatctg is part of the Cannabis sativa cultivar Pink pepper isolate KNU-18-1 chromosome 5, ASM2916894v1, whole genome shotgun sequence genome and encodes:
- the LOC133038364 gene encoding uncharacterized protein LOC133038364, with the translated sequence MVRRKRNFIWAVIEDESHWIEDRDLMAAFFRSKFLETFNSTNPEIDEELFTLVESCISMEENDSIMVVPSLGGVRKILANRIRPVLENIIIPFQSSFVKGRWIVENSIIASEIVHNMGKRQGKNAFVGIKCDMSKAYDRFE